A genome region from Ignavibacteriales bacterium includes the following:
- a CDS encoding class I tRNA ligase family protein, protein MPDRYIEGICPKCGYDQARSDECKIAVHFMTLQRC, encoded by the coding sequence ATATATAGAAGGTATTTGTCCTAAATGCGGTTATGATCAGGCAAGAAGTGATGAATGCAAAATTGCGGTTCACTTTATGACCCTTCAGAGGTGTTGA